Proteins encoded in a region of the Mycolicibacterium duvalii genome:
- a CDS encoding DUF3054 domain-containing protein, with translation MPSVRRTALAAVAADVVCVVAFCTIGRRSHAEGLSVSGIAETAWPFLCGTAVGWLAARGWRRPTALTPTGIVVWVCTVAVGMVLRKVTAAGTAASFIVVASVTTAVLLLGWRAVAQTVARRSGRPLRS, from the coding sequence ATGCCGTCTGTCCGCCGCACCGCGCTTGCCGCCGTCGCCGCCGACGTGGTCTGCGTCGTGGCGTTCTGCACGATCGGCCGTCGCAGTCACGCCGAGGGGCTCAGCGTCAGCGGTATCGCCGAGACGGCGTGGCCGTTCCTGTGCGGAACCGCGGTGGGCTGGCTGGCGGCCCGCGGGTGGCGCCGGCCGACGGCGTTGACCCCCACCGGGATCGTGGTCTGGGTCTGCACGGTCGCGGTCGGCATGGTGTTGCGCAAGGTCACCGCCGCGGGCACCGCGGCGAGTTTCATCGTGGTCGCGTCGGTGACCACCGCGGTGCTGCTGCTGGGCTGGCGGGCCGTGGCGCAGACGGTGGCGCGCCGGTCAGGCCGGCCGCTCCGGTCCTGA
- a CDS encoding HNH endonuclease signature motif containing protein — protein MFDMPGVDVVGSLDAAGLIDAAGDFARAENMAAARKLAVLAELFDRRTGLASAAERSSWWLDPDAAVAAELAAAMGVSQSLALVQTHRAVALRDRLPKVAALFAQGLISDLLVRTIVYRTELITDPGAMAAVDDAVARQVGFWGALSRTKTEQAIDATVITHDPGALRAAKDHTPDRAVQFGSPSDPVGLVSMWARMHPGDAAALHERINTIAHTVCEADPRTLEQRRNDALAAIGYGLDALTCSCGLPDCAAATHPRPAPNTTIYVLTDTTTAEPAAEAEPATEAEEDEAGQAEPAPEAEADGEQTQPAPVPAAVAAPAAKPAFLFGKGVLAPAALQPLLDNARIREIVHPGDSPAEPRYLPSRALAEFIRCRDLTCRFPHCDIAATRADIDHTVPYPCGPTHASNLKCLCRFHHLLKTFWTGPDGWYDRQHPDGTVEWTSPTGHTYLTKPGSALLFPTLCTPTGTLWSNGPPPTPTPDQRRGTMMPRRRLTRAQAHTRYLTVLRRLNGEGLTKPNGPPPF, from the coding sequence ATGTTCGATATGCCGGGGGTGGATGTGGTCGGGTCGCTGGATGCGGCCGGGCTGATCGACGCCGCCGGTGACTTCGCGCGGGCGGAGAACATGGCCGCGGCCCGCAAGCTGGCGGTGCTGGCCGAGTTGTTCGACCGGCGCACCGGGCTGGCCAGCGCGGCCGAGCGCAGCAGCTGGTGGCTGGATCCCGACGCCGCGGTGGCCGCCGAGCTGGCCGCCGCGATGGGGGTCAGCCAGTCGCTGGCGCTGGTGCAGACCCACCGCGCGGTGGCGCTGCGCGATCGGCTACCCAAGGTGGCCGCCCTGTTCGCCCAAGGTCTGATCAGTGACCTGCTGGTGCGCACCATCGTCTACCGCACCGAATTGATCACCGACCCGGGCGCGATGGCCGCGGTCGACGACGCGGTGGCCCGTCAGGTCGGGTTCTGGGGGGCGTTGTCGCGCACCAAAACCGAGCAGGCCATCGACGCCACGGTCATCACCCATGATCCGGGCGCGCTGCGCGCGGCCAAGGACCACACCCCCGACCGCGCTGTGCAGTTCGGCAGCCCGTCTGATCCGGTGGGATTGGTCAGCATGTGGGCGCGCATGCACCCCGGGGACGCCGCAGCGCTACACGAACGCATCAACACCATCGCCCACACCGTCTGCGAGGCCGATCCGCGCACACTCGAGCAGCGCCGCAACGACGCCCTGGCCGCGATCGGCTACGGCCTCGACGCCCTAACCTGCAGCTGCGGCCTACCCGACTGCGCCGCCGCCACCCACCCCCGCCCGGCACCCAACACCACCATCTACGTCCTCACCGACACCACCACCGCTGAGCCCGCCGCCGAGGCCGAGCCCGCAACCGAGGCCGAGGAGGATGAGGCTGGACAGGCTGAACCCGCGCCTGAGGCCGAGGCCGACGGGGAACAGACTCAACCCGCACCCGTGCCTGCCGCCGTCGCCGCGCCCGCGGCCAAGCCGGCGTTCCTGTTCGGCAAGGGCGTGCTCGCGCCCGCAGCGCTGCAGCCGCTGCTCGACAACGCCCGCATCCGCGAGATCGTCCACCCCGGCGACAGCCCCGCCGAACCCCGCTACCTGCCCTCCCGCGCGCTGGCCGAATTCATCCGCTGCCGCGACCTGACCTGTCGCTTCCCACACTGCGACATCGCCGCCACCCGCGCCGACATCGACCACACCGTGCCCTACCCCTGCGGACCCACCCACGCCTCAAACCTCAAATGCCTGTGCCGCTTTCACCATCTTCTGAAAACCTTCTGGACCGGCCCCGACGGCTGGTACGACCGCCAACACCCCGACGGCACCGTCGAATGGACCAGCCCCACCGGACACACCTACCTCACCAAACCCGGCAGCGCCCTGCTCTTCCCCACCCTGTGCACACCCACCGGCACCCTCTGGAGCAACGGCCCACCACCGACCCCCACCCCCGACCAGCGACGCGGCACGATGATGCCCCGGCGCCGACTCACCCGCGCCCAAGCCCACACCCGCTACCTAACCGTCCTACGCAGACTCAACGGCGAAGGCCTCACCAAACCCAACGGACCCCCACCCTTTTAA
- a CDS encoding AI-2E family transporter produces the protein MSAGASSEALRPEESVSPLVRKAAAWSWRLLVIFGAVVALLWLILRLEVLTVPVALATILAALLMPVVDFLDRRGAPRGGAVALVLLTGFALFGGLLTFVVNQFIEGVPELVGQVTTSIDGLGRWLTDGPLDVSQQQINQARNAAIEALSSNQERLTTGALSTAGTVTEIVTGALLMLFTLIFLLHGGRNIFSFVTRIFPGHVRTRVRDAGRAGFHSLIGYVRATFLVALVDAVGIGVGLAIMQIPLALPLASLVFLGAFVPLVGAVVTGFLAVIVALIAKGWIYALITLGLIIAVQQLEGHVLQPLVMGRATSIHPLAIVLVIAGGAVLAGIVGALLAVPALAFINSVTRVLIARDPEAEMAEQEADEGPIVDAEPDVIDEPVE, from the coding sequence ATGTCTGCAGGCGCCTCCTCCGAAGCACTCCGCCCGGAGGAATCGGTCAGCCCGCTGGTCCGGAAAGCCGCCGCCTGGTCGTGGCGCCTGCTGGTGATCTTCGGCGCCGTCGTCGCGTTGCTCTGGCTCATCTTGCGCCTGGAGGTGTTGACGGTCCCGGTGGCGCTGGCGACCATCCTGGCGGCGTTGCTGATGCCGGTGGTGGATTTCCTCGACCGGCGGGGCGCGCCGCGCGGAGGCGCGGTGGCCCTGGTGCTGCTCACCGGGTTCGCGTTGTTCGGCGGGCTGCTCACGTTCGTGGTCAACCAGTTCATCGAGGGCGTCCCCGAGCTGGTCGGGCAGGTCACCACGAGCATCGACGGCCTGGGCCGGTGGCTGACCGACGGACCGCTCGACGTCAGCCAGCAGCAGATCAACCAGGCCCGCAACGCCGCGATCGAAGCGTTGAGCAGCAACCAGGAGAGGCTGACCACCGGCGCGCTGTCGACCGCGGGAACCGTGACCGAGATCGTCACCGGCGCGCTGTTGATGCTGTTCACGCTGATCTTCCTGCTGCACGGCGGGCGCAACATCTTCTCGTTCGTCACCCGGATCTTTCCGGGGCACGTGCGCACCCGCGTCCGCGACGCCGGCCGCGCCGGGTTCCACTCGCTGATCGGCTACGTGCGGGCCACGTTCCTGGTCGCCCTCGTCGACGCGGTCGGTATCGGCGTCGGGCTGGCCATCATGCAGATACCGCTGGCCCTGCCGCTGGCGTCGCTGGTGTTCCTCGGCGCCTTCGTTCCGCTGGTCGGCGCGGTCGTCACCGGATTCCTCGCAGTCATCGTCGCACTGATCGCCAAGGGCTGGATCTATGCGCTGATCACGCTGGGACTGATCATCGCGGTGCAGCAGCTCGAGGGCCACGTCCTGCAACCGCTGGTGATGGGCCGGGCCACCTCGATCCACCCACTGGCGATCGTGTTGGTGATCGCCGGCGGCGCCGTGCTCGCCGGAATCGTCGGGGCGCTACTGGCGGTGCCCGCGCTCGCATTCATCAACAGCGTGACCCGGGTGCTGATCGCCCGAGACCCCGAGGCAGAGATGGCCGAGCAGGAGGCCGACGAGGGCCCGATCGTCGATGCCGAGCCTGACGTCATCGACGAACCCGTCGAATAA
- a CDS encoding lysylphosphatidylglycerol synthase transmembrane domain-containing protein has protein sequence MSDHTAAAPAAGRPARGKYWWVRWALIAVAVIVLAVEITLVRDQLAKAWRSLYTADPLWVLAAVAAAMASMHSFAQIQRTLLRSAGVPVRQWRSEAAFYAGNALSTTLPGGPVLSATFIYRQQRLWGASGLIASWQLVMSGVLQVIGLALLGLGGAFLLGAGENPLSLIFSLGGFLALVLLAQAVASRPELIDGIGVRVLSWVNSVRGKAADAGLAKWREILIQLKSVQLGRRDLSEAFSWSLFNWVADVACLLFACYAVGGHPSLAGVTVAYAAARAVGSIPLMPGGLLVVEAVLVPGLVSSGMSLAAAISAMLVYRLISWIFISAIGWVVFFFMFRTESTIDPDSTGTNGTSAGPPVTISVLFSPDPEAPHPPDDPAGR, from the coding sequence GTGTCGGATCACACCGCCGCGGCGCCGGCTGCCGGACGCCCCGCCCGGGGCAAGTACTGGTGGGTGCGCTGGGCGCTGATCGCCGTCGCGGTGATCGTGCTGGCGGTGGAGATCACCCTGGTGCGCGACCAACTCGCCAAGGCGTGGCGCAGCCTCTACACCGCCGACCCGCTGTGGGTGCTGGCGGCCGTGGCCGCTGCGATGGCCTCGATGCACAGTTTCGCCCAGATTCAGCGCACCCTGTTGCGGTCAGCCGGGGTGCCGGTGCGCCAATGGCGTTCGGAGGCAGCGTTTTACGCCGGCAACGCCCTGTCGACGACGTTGCCCGGCGGGCCGGTGCTGTCGGCCACGTTCATCTACCGCCAGCAGCGGCTCTGGGGCGCCTCCGGACTGATCGCGTCCTGGCAGCTGGTGATGTCCGGCGTGCTGCAGGTCATCGGCCTGGCCTTGTTGGGCCTCGGCGGGGCGTTCCTGCTCGGCGCGGGCGAGAATCCGCTGTCACTGATCTTCTCGCTCGGCGGTTTCCTCGCGCTGGTCCTGCTCGCGCAGGCCGTGGCCAGCAGACCGGAGCTGATCGACGGCATCGGGGTTCGGGTGCTGTCGTGGGTGAACTCGGTGCGCGGCAAGGCCGCGGACGCCGGGTTGGCGAAGTGGCGCGAGATCCTGATTCAGCTCAAGTCGGTGCAGTTGGGCCGCCGCGACCTCAGTGAGGCGTTCAGCTGGTCGTTGTTCAACTGGGTCGCCGACGTCGCGTGCCTGCTGTTCGCCTGCTACGCCGTCGGCGGTCATCCGTCGCTGGCCGGTGTGACGGTGGCGTACGCGGCGGCCCGCGCGGTCGGCTCGATCCCGCTGATGCCCGGCGGACTGCTGGTGGTCGAAGCCGTGTTGGTGCCCGGGCTGGTGTCGAGCGGGATGTCCTTGGCCGCGGCGATCTCGGCGATGCTGGTGTACCGGCTGATCAGCTGGATCTTCATCTCCGCGATCGGCTGGGTGGTGTTCTTCTTCATGTTCCGCACCGAGAGCACGATCGACCCGGACTCGACGGGTACCAACGGCACCTCCGCGGGCCCACCGGTGACGATCTCGGTGCTGTTCAGTCCCGACCCGGAGGCACCGCACCCGCCGGACGACCCGGCCGGGCGATAA